In one Methylocaldum szegediense genomic region, the following are encoded:
- the pepP gene encoding Xaa-Pro aminopeptidase, whose product MLPPSEFKQRRKRLARLIKKKSVALIASAPASVRNRDVEFPYRQDSDFYYLTGFDEPDAVAVIAPGRKQGEYVLFCREFDPEKAIWTGKHAGLEGARNVFGADEAFPIDELDKVLPELLENRERVYFPVGYDPKLDRQVFAAVNKVRAKVRTGVRAPFEFVSIERVLHEQRLIKTPHEVQLMQKAAEVSVLAHKRAMRACKPGKYEYEIEAELLHEFTRHGMRAPAYPCIVAGGQNACVLHYTENKDVLRDGDLLLIDAGAEHENYASDITRTFPINGKFTESQRSLYELVLEAQLEAIATIRPGNRWNDPHDAAVHTLTKGLVKLGLLEGRVSKLVKDEAYKKFYMHRTGHWLGMDVHDVGEYRVDGEWRVLEPGMVLTVEPGLYVAPDCHDVDPKWRGIGIRIEDDVLVTKDGCEILTAGLPKTVEEIEAFMADSK is encoded by the coding sequence ATGCTTCCGCCGAGCGAATTCAAGCAACGGCGCAAACGGTTAGCGCGCCTCATAAAGAAGAAAAGCGTTGCATTGATTGCCAGTGCGCCAGCGAGTGTGCGCAATCGCGACGTGGAGTTTCCCTATCGCCAAGACAGTGATTTTTATTATCTGACCGGATTCGACGAACCCGATGCAGTGGCGGTAATTGCACCCGGGCGGAAACAAGGGGAATACGTTCTGTTTTGCCGCGAGTTCGATCCGGAAAAGGCGATATGGACCGGAAAGCATGCCGGGCTTGAGGGCGCGCGCAATGTTTTCGGAGCGGACGAGGCTTTCCCTATCGACGAACTGGACAAGGTTTTGCCCGAACTTCTGGAAAATCGCGAGCGGGTTTATTTTCCGGTCGGGTACGACCCGAAGCTCGATCGTCAAGTTTTCGCCGCGGTAAACAAAGTACGCGCCAAAGTCCGCACCGGGGTCCGCGCACCGTTCGAGTTCGTGTCGATTGAGCGTGTACTTCATGAACAACGGCTGATCAAAACGCCTCATGAAGTCCAGTTGATGCAGAAAGCCGCCGAGGTTTCCGTACTCGCCCATAAACGCGCGATGCGAGCCTGTAAACCCGGAAAGTACGAATACGAGATCGAAGCGGAATTGCTCCACGAATTCACCCGCCACGGCATGCGAGCCCCGGCCTACCCTTGTATCGTTGCGGGCGGGCAAAACGCTTGCGTGCTCCACTACACCGAAAACAAAGACGTTTTGAGGGATGGCGACCTTTTATTAATCGATGCCGGAGCGGAACATGAAAATTACGCTTCCGACATCACCCGAACTTTTCCTATAAACGGAAAGTTCACGGAAAGCCAGCGCAGCCTTTACGAATTAGTCTTGGAGGCGCAGTTAGAAGCCATAGCGACGATACGCCCTGGCAATCGCTGGAACGATCCGCACGACGCCGCCGTTCACACCTTGACCAAGGGCTTGGTCAAACTCGGGTTGCTGGAAGGTCGGGTTTCGAAGCTGGTCAAGGACGAAGCCTACAAGAAGTTCTACATGCACCGGACCGGCCATTGGCTGGGCATGGACGTGCACGATGTCGGTGAATACCGTGTCGACGGCGAATGGCGCGTATTGGAGCCGGGCATGGTGCTAACAGTGGAACCCGGCCTTTATGTCGCGCCGGATTGCCACGACGTCGATCCGAAATGGCGCGGCATCGGCATCCGGATCGAAGACGATGTCTTGGTCACCAAAGACGGTTGCGAGATTCTCACCGCAGGGCTGCCCAAAACGGTCGAGGAAATCGAAGCATTCATGGCGGACTCGAAATGA
- the ubiH gene encoding 2-octaprenyl-6-methoxyphenyl hydroxylase, whose product MNSDFDLLIVGGGLVGGSLALAMRDIPLRVGIVEALTEAERQASTAGDRALALARGTVQILDRLGIWQDVSAKAMPIRHIHVSDRGRFGKTRLHADEKGVDALGHVVVARTLEDRISQELHKLDAELICPARVIGLKAGQNGVCVTLKKGEECLNFTATLVVAADGGNSTVRKLLGIQQSVRDYGQTAIVTEVSTQADVNFTAYERFTTAGPLALLPLERRKCSVVWTMKDQDAEEVLSESDANFTASLQSAFGHWLGKIRLAARRQGFPLKLVQAEKMADDRVLLIGNAMHQLHPVAGQGFNLGLRDAAFLAERLSTKLAFREDIGEKAFLDRYVRARQRDLANTIHFTDGLIRVFCTDFPPLALARNAAMIALDCFPPAKRLLARHAMGYGFRL is encoded by the coding sequence ATGAACAGCGATTTCGATCTGTTAATCGTGGGCGGCGGGCTGGTCGGAGGCAGTCTCGCCTTGGCTATGCGGGACATTCCGCTCCGTGTGGGCATTGTCGAAGCGTTGACGGAAGCGGAAAGACAGGCATCGACTGCCGGTGATCGAGCCCTCGCCTTAGCCCGTGGCACCGTCCAGATTCTCGATCGCCTCGGCATTTGGCAAGACGTTTCGGCCAAAGCCATGCCCATCCGCCATATTCACGTGTCCGACCGCGGCCGTTTCGGAAAGACCCGGCTGCACGCCGACGAAAAAGGGGTCGATGCGCTAGGCCATGTTGTCGTCGCGCGAACGCTTGAGGATCGTATCAGTCAGGAACTGCACAAACTCGACGCGGAGCTGATATGCCCTGCCCGCGTCATCGGCCTCAAAGCCGGTCAGAACGGCGTGTGCGTTACCCTCAAAAAAGGCGAGGAGTGCCTCAATTTCACAGCCACCCTGGTGGTTGCCGCCGACGGCGGCAACTCCACGGTGAGGAAGCTGTTAGGCATACAACAATCCGTTCGGGACTATGGACAAACGGCGATCGTGACCGAGGTCAGCACACAGGCAGACGTTAATTTCACGGCCTACGAGCGCTTCACGACTGCGGGGCCCTTGGCTCTGCTGCCCCTGGAACGCAGAAAATGCTCGGTCGTATGGACGATGAAAGACCAAGACGCGGAAGAAGTCTTGAGCGAATCCGACGCGAACTTTACCGCCAGCTTGCAATCCGCTTTCGGTCATTGGCTAGGCAAAATTCGGTTGGCCGCGAGACGGCAGGGTTTTCCGCTCAAGCTGGTCCAGGCAGAAAAGATGGCAGACGACCGTGTCCTCCTGATCGGCAACGCGATGCATCAGCTTCATCCAGTCGCCGGCCAAGGTTTCAATCTGGGGCTGCGCGATGCGGCATTTCTAGCCGAACGTCTCTCTACCAAGCTGGCCTTCCGTGAAGATATCGGCGAAAAAGCGTTTCTCGATCGCTACGTCCGAGCCCGCCAGCGAGATCTGGCCAATACGATTCATTTCACCGATGGCTTGATACGAGTGTTCTGCACCGATTTCCCGCCGCTCGCCCTGGCGCGCAATGCCGCCATGATCGCTTTGGATTGCTTCCCGCCGGCCAAGCGACTGTTGGCCCGTCACGCAATGGGGTATGGCTTCAGGCTTTAA
- the rsmI gene encoding 16S rRNA (cytidine(1402)-2'-O)-methyltransferase, with product MRQTESGVLYLVATPIGNLRDITFRAVDVLKQVDLIACEDTRHSRPLLDHYGISTPTTPLHEHNEDVASARLIERLQKGESIALISDAGTPLISDPGFPLVRRARSAGIRVVPVPGPCALVAALSASGLPADHFVFDGFLPRKSSARKAALEALRKESRTLIFYESSHRVGECLADIASVFPADRRLVIARELTKVFETIIDTSVGEALSLFEGDPNMRKGEFVLVLEGAPVVDRTDGLTADEERVLRILLEDCSVKTAASLTAKITGARREAVYRAALRWVEEKTTD from the coding sequence GTGAGGCAAACAGAATCTGGCGTACTATACCTAGTAGCAACGCCGATCGGCAATCTAAGGGATATTACGTTTCGGGCCGTCGACGTTCTGAAGCAAGTCGACCTCATCGCCTGTGAAGACACCCGACACAGCCGGCCGCTATTAGATCATTACGGGATTTCCACGCCGACTACGCCGCTTCATGAGCATAACGAGGATGTCGCGTCGGCGCGGTTGATCGAACGCTTGCAAAAAGGTGAATCCATCGCGCTTATCTCGGACGCCGGAACGCCGCTGATTAGCGATCCCGGATTTCCCCTAGTACGAAGGGCTCGATCCGCGGGCATCCGCGTTGTTCCGGTTCCCGGTCCGTGTGCCCTGGTGGCGGCGCTTTCAGCATCCGGCCTTCCCGCCGACCATTTCGTGTTCGACGGATTTCTGCCGCGAAAATCGTCCGCGCGCAAGGCCGCCCTGGAGGCGCTACGGAAAGAGTCGAGAACGCTCATCTTCTATGAATCCAGCCATCGCGTAGGCGAATGCCTAGCGGATATCGCGTCGGTTTTTCCGGCTGACCGGCGCCTAGTCATCGCCCGAGAACTAACCAAAGTATTCGAAACCATCATCGATACGTCGGTCGGCGAGGCGCTTTCGCTTTTTGAAGGCGATCCAAATATGAGAAAAGGGGAATTCGTTCTGGTTCTTGAAGGTGCGCCGGTTGTCGACAGAACGGATGGGCTTACGGCCGACGAGGAGCGAGTATTGCGGATTTTGCTTGAGGATTGTTCGGTAAAAACCGCGGCGTCATTGACTGCAAAAATTACCGGAGCGCGTCGGGAAGCGGTTTACCGAGCGGCGCTCCGATGGGTTGAAGAGAAGACAACCGATTGA
- a CDS encoding penicillin-binding protein activator, which translates to MPLLIRLCLVLLVLLAAACARDATRRGAVDARAAQAESLLQSGDYTGAVRLFQQLAETSRDSDYYRLRAADAALRAGDGRLAEQLADTINPRRLDPVDGYDYTLLQSRLDLNVGRAREALTKLDSLPPDRLESSQMVNYHALRASAYNQLGNMLESARERVKLGELLTHPDAVQKNNEAIYDALARIPEKALTAMQPPPPDILGGWMNLTQIVKTTPPAQLNTELAKWRARFPGHPADGAFLQGLLGSTQGHRPDQAQAGTSPSAAAPSSTGFIGVMLPLSGPYGPAGQALRTGMLAAYYANVDPAKLPLRFVDTRSGDILQLYRKLTDEGARAVLGPLIKDNVAALAKAGDLPVPVLALNQIPEIGNDRLYQFGLTPEHEVEQAAGSAWFDGRQNALVLAPATQFGQRMIKHFVAYWRELGGSVRTIKTYPYHSEDFTASVRELIAAAPATHTQLSVPAFPPFEQSGGDFIFLISDARDARLILPQLAFHQGEHLPVYSTSHVYGGKADSEADRDLSGLIFCDIPWLLDPAESGPLSYQALGKQIQQTPPDYVRLIALGIDAYRLLPELERFTAEPHYRYTGATGTLSLSADNRIQRQLHCAQFEDGIPRPRGIAPLLRPGNGSSNLPWRHSE; encoded by the coding sequence ATGCCTCTATTAATCCGCCTTTGCCTCGTTCTTCTCGTGCTGCTGGCGGCCGCCTGCGCCCGCGACGCCACCAGGCGCGGCGCCGTGGACGCGCGAGCCGCGCAAGCTGAAAGTCTGCTTCAGAGCGGCGACTATACCGGAGCGGTGAGATTATTTCAGCAGCTTGCAGAAACTTCGAGGGACTCCGATTACTACCGACTGCGGGCCGCCGATGCGGCGCTCCGGGCTGGCGACGGCAGACTGGCGGAACAGCTAGCCGATACCATTAATCCCCGCCGCTTGGACCCCGTGGACGGGTACGATTACACCCTTCTGCAAAGCAGGCTCGATCTCAATGTTGGCCGGGCGCGAGAGGCGTTGACCAAGCTCGACAGCCTCCCCCCGGATAGACTGGAATCGTCGCAGATGGTGAATTATCACGCACTGCGAGCCTCCGCTTATAACCAACTGGGCAATATGCTCGAAAGCGCTCGGGAGCGGGTCAAGCTGGGCGAGCTACTTACCCACCCCGACGCCGTCCAGAAGAATAATGAGGCCATTTACGACGCCCTGGCCCGAATTCCCGAAAAAGCACTGACCGCCATGCAGCCTCCCCCGCCCGATATCCTGGGCGGCTGGATGAATCTGACCCAGATCGTCAAGACTACGCCTCCGGCGCAATTGAATACTGAATTGGCCAAATGGCGGGCCCGCTTTCCCGGACATCCGGCGGACGGAGCCTTCCTCCAAGGGCTTTTAGGATCAACCCAAGGGCATCGTCCAGACCAAGCTCAGGCGGGAACCTCGCCATCTGCAGCCGCGCCGAGTTCCACCGGCTTCATCGGTGTGATGCTGCCTTTGTCCGGCCCCTATGGCCCTGCCGGCCAGGCCCTACGCACCGGCATGCTTGCGGCCTATTATGCCAATGTCGATCCGGCAAAACTGCCTTTGCGATTCGTTGATACCCGATCGGGCGACATCCTCCAGCTCTATCGGAAATTAACCGACGAAGGTGCAAGAGCGGTTCTAGGCCCTTTGATCAAGGACAACGTGGCTGCCTTGGCCAAGGCGGGAGACTTGCCTGTTCCGGTTTTAGCTCTCAATCAAATACCCGAGATCGGCAACGACCGCCTCTATCAGTTCGGCCTCACACCTGAACACGAGGTCGAGCAGGCTGCCGGAAGCGCCTGGTTCGACGGTCGTCAGAACGCGCTGGTACTGGCACCGGCGACTCAATTCGGCCAACGCATGATCAAGCACTTCGTGGCCTATTGGCGTGAGCTCGGGGGAAGCGTTCGAACCATCAAGACCTACCCCTATCACAGCGAGGATTTCACCGCCTCAGTCAGGGAATTGATTGCCGCGGCTCCCGCCACCCATACCCAGCTTTCGGTACCCGCATTCCCGCCGTTCGAGCAATCGGGCGGCGATTTCATCTTCCTCATCAGCGACGCCCGGGATGCCCGTCTGATTCTGCCTCAGCTCGCCTTTCACCAAGGCGAACATCTTCCGGTCTACTCGACCTCGCACGTTTATGGCGGCAAGGCCGATTCGGAAGCCGATCGAGATTTGAGTGGGCTTATTTTCTGCGATATCCCATGGTTGCTTGATCCGGCTGAAAGCGGCCCGCTGTCCTACCAGGCGCTGGGCAAGCAGATTCAGCAAACCCCGCCCGACTACGTAAGGCTTATTGCGCTCGGGATCGATGCTTATCGTTTGCTGCCGGAACTCGAACGATTCACGGCCGAGCCCCATTATCGATACACCGGGGCGACCGGAACGCTCTCGCTGAGTGCGGACAACCGCATTCAACGCCAACTTCACTGCGCGCAGTTTGAAGACGGCATTCCACGACCCCGGGGAATCGCACCCTTACTGAGACCGGGCAACGGCTCGAGCAACCTTCCCTGGAGGCACTCGGAATGA
- a CDS encoding YraN family protein yields MKALGQDKGRIAEDEALNFLQMQGLRLIERNYRCRYGEIDLIMEDGRAIVFVEVRYRRSSQFGGALESVDRRKQAKLLASAVHFLREKRMDRPARFDVAALAPANGGLTVKWVKDAFQAA; encoded by the coding sequence ATGAAGGCTCTCGGCCAGGACAAGGGACGTATCGCCGAGGACGAAGCGCTGAATTTCTTGCAAATGCAGGGCCTCAGGCTAATCGAGCGCAATTATCGCTGCCGATACGGCGAAATCGATCTCATTATGGAAGACGGGCGCGCCATCGTCTTCGTGGAGGTCCGATATCGGAGGAGTAGTCAGTTCGGCGGCGCACTGGAAAGCGTGGATAGGCGCAAGCAGGCGAAACTCTTGGCAAGTGCCGTCCATTTCTTACGCGAAAAACGGATGGACCGTCCGGCGCGTTTCGATGTGGCTGCACTGGCCCCCGCCAACGGTGGGCTTACTGTAAAATGGGTGAAGGACGCTTTTCAGGCGGCTTGA
- a CDS encoding phosphoheptose isomerase: protein MNLQERVFRQFETSVEASRDALARLGEIIEIAGVRLAQCLLNDGKILCCGNGGSAAQAQHFSSEMLNRYERERPGLPAVALTCDTSTLTSIANDYRFDDVFAKQIRALGHSNDVLVVYTTSGNSASILSAVTAAHDRDMSVLALTGRDGGALAPLLLDTDIEIRVPSETTARIQEVHLLITHCLCDLIDHQLFGD from the coding sequence ATGAACTTACAAGAACGAGTGTTTCGTCAGTTCGAGACCAGTGTCGAAGCTAGCCGCGATGCGCTGGCCAGGCTTGGAGAAATCATTGAGATTGCCGGAGTCAGGCTCGCTCAGTGCTTACTCAACGACGGGAAGATTCTTTGTTGCGGCAACGGCGGATCTGCAGCGCAAGCCCAGCATTTTTCTTCCGAAATGCTGAACCGCTATGAGCGGGAACGCCCCGGCTTGCCCGCCGTCGCACTCACCTGCGACACCTCGACCTTGACCTCGATCGCCAACGATTATCGGTTCGACGATGTTTTCGCCAAGCAAATCAGGGCCTTGGGTCATAGCAACGATGTTCTCGTCGTCTATACCACCAGCGGCAACTCCGCGAGCATTTTGAGCGCAGTCACGGCCGCCCATGACCGGGATATGTCGGTGCTGGCACTCACCGGTCGGGACGGCGGGGCACTTGCTCCCCTGCTACTCGACACCGATATCGAAATACGCGTGCCTTCGGAGACCACTGCCCGGATACAGGAAGTTCATTTGCTGATCACGCACTGCTTATGCGATTTGATCGACCATCAATTGTTCGGGGACTGA
- a CDS encoding FAD-binding oxidoreductase, protein MALSSAFLRRLAEIFPPGSLYTDPADCWAYGYDNSRRQALPEAVVFPTTHAQTVELTRLCNEHRVSLTARGRGTGTTGATVPLRGGVVASFERMNRVVEFSPGNRYIVVEPGLTNQALQDFLKPHGFFWPPDPTSASFCSIGGNLAYNSAGPRAVKYGTPRENTLALRAVTGQGTEIRTGVFTTKGVVGYDLTRLLLGSEGTLALITEAVLKLTPLPEAKRTMRAVYADLDHATEAITRIMAQPAVPCALEFIDGNAIELIRRYSRAELPERAGALLMIEVDGFAEGLAVQTESVRRAAGNEGLLEFRVAETADEIEALWQTRKALSPALRKVAPKKINEDVVVPVTELPKLIAGLNELSRRFDLPIVNFGHAGNGNIHVNLLFDPDKPGETEKAHQCLDEMFSLVLRLHGTLSGEHGVGLEKRDFVDREIDSGALDLMRAIKHQFDPNNILNPDKTLPLHHR, encoded by the coding sequence TTGGCATTATCCAGCGCGTTTTTACGCCGACTGGCGGAAATCTTCCCACCCGGCTCGCTCTACACCGATCCCGCCGATTGCTGGGCCTATGGCTACGACAACAGCCGCCGCCAGGCCCTGCCGGAAGCGGTAGTTTTCCCCACCACTCACGCCCAAACCGTCGAGCTGACCCGCCTATGCAACGAACATCGGGTGTCTTTGACCGCGCGCGGGCGCGGCACCGGCACGACCGGCGCAACCGTGCCTTTGCGGGGCGGCGTAGTGGCATCATTCGAACGCATGAACAGGGTCGTGGAATTCTCGCCGGGCAACCGCTACATTGTGGTAGAGCCTGGGCTGACCAACCAGGCGTTACAGGACTTTCTTAAGCCGCACGGCTTTTTCTGGCCGCCTGATCCGACCAGCGCCTCCTTCTGCAGCATAGGCGGCAATCTGGCCTACAACTCCGCCGGGCCGCGCGCGGTTAAATACGGCACGCCTCGCGAAAACACGCTTGCATTGCGGGCGGTGACCGGTCAGGGAACCGAGATCCGCACCGGAGTGTTCACGACCAAGGGCGTGGTCGGGTATGACCTCACCCGGCTGCTGTTGGGTTCGGAGGGAACGCTCGCCCTGATTACCGAGGCGGTGCTCAAGCTAACCCCCTTGCCCGAAGCTAAACGGACCATGCGAGCCGTCTATGCCGATCTCGACCACGCGACGGAAGCCATCACCCGAATCATGGCTCAACCCGCAGTCCCTTGTGCTCTCGAATTCATCGACGGCAACGCGATCGAATTGATCCGCCGGTATTCTCGCGCCGAGCTGCCAGAGCGTGCCGGCGCTTTGCTGATGATCGAAGTAGACGGCTTTGCCGAGGGCTTGGCGGTTCAGACCGAGAGCGTACGGCGCGCTGCTGGAAACGAAGGGCTCTTGGAATTCCGGGTCGCGGAAACCGCCGATGAAATCGAAGCCCTTTGGCAGACGCGTAAAGCCTTGTCGCCGGCACTACGCAAAGTCGCCCCGAAGAAGATCAACGAGGACGTGGTGGTACCGGTCACCGAGTTGCCTAAGCTGATCGCCGGGCTGAACGAGCTGTCCCGTCGCTTCGATCTTCCGATCGTCAACTTCGGCCATGCAGGAAACGGAAATATTCACGTCAATCTACTGTTCGATCCCGACAAGCCCGGCGAAACCGAGAAAGCCCACCAGTGCCTGGACGAGATGTTCTCGCTGGTGTTGCGGCTGCACGGGACACTGTCCGGCGAACACGGCGTCGGTCTTGAGAAACGGGATTTCGTAGATCGGGAAATCGACAGCGGCGCACTCGACTTGATGCGCGCCATCAAGCACCAATTCGATCCGAACAACATTCTGAACCCGGACAAAACGCTGCCTTTGCACCACCGTTGA
- the nadC gene encoding carboxylating nicotinate-nucleotide diphosphorylase, translating to MHPINLSEIDRFLDEDVGPGDLTASIVPENVDATATVITREPAVLCGQAWFAAVFSRLDASVQIEWRVAEGMRVEADTVLCTMRGPARALLTGERTALNLLQTLSGTATLARRYAEAVEGTQAKVLDTRKTLPGLRKAQKYAVRCGGCHNHRMGLYDGILIKENHILACGSIEKAVQAARALGVNVPIEVEVENLDELKQALAAGAERILLDNFSLAMMREAVAVAAGRAKLEVSGNVTLDTIRSIAETGVDYISVGALTKNVRAIDLSMRIVVAG from the coding sequence ATGCACCCCATAAACTTAAGTGAAATCGATCGTTTTCTGGACGAGGACGTCGGTCCGGGCGACTTGACTGCGTCGATCGTGCCGGAGAACGTAGATGCGACGGCCACGGTAATCACCCGGGAACCCGCTGTGCTGTGCGGGCAGGCTTGGTTTGCCGCGGTATTCTCTCGGCTCGATGCGTCCGTTCAGATCGAGTGGCGAGTGGCGGAGGGTATGCGCGTTGAGGCGGACACCGTGCTGTGCACAATGCGAGGTCCAGCTCGGGCGCTGCTCACCGGCGAGCGCACGGCGCTCAATCTTCTGCAGACATTGTCGGGCACCGCGACCTTGGCGCGCCGTTACGCCGAGGCTGTAGAAGGTACCCAGGCGAAGGTGCTGGATACCCGCAAGACCCTGCCCGGCCTCAGGAAGGCGCAGAAATATGCTGTTCGCTGCGGCGGGTGTCATAACCATCGGATGGGGCTTTATGACGGCATTTTGATCAAGGAAAACCATATCCTGGCTTGCGGGTCCATCGAAAAAGCCGTGCAGGCGGCAAGAGCCCTGGGCGTGAACGTGCCGATCGAGGTTGAAGTGGAAAATCTCGATGAACTGAAGCAAGCCCTAGCGGCAGGCGCCGAGCGGATTCTTCTGGACAATTTCAGCTTGGCGATGATGCGCGAGGCGGTAGCCGTGGCCGCGGGTCGTGCCAAGCTCGAGGTTTCAGGCAACGTGACCTTGGATACCATTCGGTCGATCGCCGAAACCGGTGTGGACTACATTTCGGTCGGTGCGCTGACCAAGAACGTCCGAGCGATTGATTTGTCGATGCGGATCGTGGTTGCCGGCTGA
- a CDS encoding substrate-binding domain-containing protein: MMQTASAAEMRGFVHISGSNTIRPFADAVADRISKSGKIKRPWVESTSTGGGIQLFCQPDTAESPDLVNAARPMKQAEFEACNASGIKRIVELKIGYSGLVLAHAKKGPTLELTRKELYLALSGNVPDPKCGDCDTLVPNPFKTWKDINPSLPDTKIEVIAPPFGSGVRELFEETILKAGCESFPFIAAWRETQRGKYREACFTLRKDGAYIEESGDAVVGLLAKSVGSVGFVPYKQYVNNTARLSAVSIDGVAPSVESIAANRYPIARPLFVYFKADHVGKVKGLREYLDELTSDKAWGEKGYLAQLGLVPMPAGERKLYAADAKQLKVMSAPTETVAAARISRAVQQADR; the protein is encoded by the coding sequence ATGATGCAGACGGCATCCGCCGCCGAAATGCGTGGTTTCGTGCATATCAGCGGTTCCAATACGATAAGGCCGTTTGCGGATGCGGTGGCTGATCGCATCAGCAAATCCGGAAAAATCAAGCGACCGTGGGTCGAATCGACCAGCACCGGTGGCGGAATCCAGCTGTTTTGCCAGCCCGACACCGCCGAATCGCCCGATCTCGTCAATGCCGCCCGACCGATGAAGCAAGCGGAATTCGAGGCTTGCAACGCTTCCGGCATTAAGCGAATCGTCGAACTGAAGATCGGCTACAGTGGGCTGGTCCTCGCCCATGCCAAGAAAGGACCGACTCTGGAACTTACCCGTAAGGAGTTATATCTGGCTCTTAGCGGTAATGTGCCTGACCCGAAGTGCGGGGACTGTGACACTTTAGTACCGAATCCATTTAAGACCTGGAAAGATATCAATCCGTCGCTGCCCGACACGAAAATCGAGGTGATTGCTCCGCCGTTCGGATCCGGTGTGCGTGAGCTGTTCGAAGAAACGATTTTGAAGGCGGGGTGCGAGAGTTTTCCCTTCATCGCCGCTTGGAGGGAAACGCAGAGAGGTAAATATAGGGAAGCCTGTTTCACACTCCGGAAAGATGGTGCTTACATCGAGGAAAGCGGAGATGCCGTTGTCGGACTGTTGGCGAAGAGTGTCGGATCGGTGGGCTTCGTGCCGTACAAGCAGTACGTGAACAATACTGCTCGGTTGAGCGCCGTTTCTATCGACGGGGTCGCTCCAAGTGTCGAGAGTATTGCGGCAAACCGGTATCCGATTGCGAGGCCTTTGTTCGTTTATTTCAAAGCGGATCACGTCGGTAAGGTGAAAGGGCTGCGGGAGTATCTCGACGAATTGACCAGCGACAAAGCCTGGGGCGAGAAAGGCTATCTAGCACAACTCGGATTGGTTCCGATGCCGGCCGGGGAGCGCAAGCTCTATGCGGCCGACGCGAAGCAGCTCAAAGTCATGTCGGCACCGACCGAGACGGTCGCCGCAGCTCGAATCTCACGGGCTGTGCAGCAGGCGGACCGGTAA
- a CDS encoding OmpA family protein: MSKRILVAFGLAGVMAMPVQAEEQFLDDRWYIAPFGTYFNPGGERNAKDDWGAGAGIGKIINEHFNAEIRGFWQHLNGKGYNGDLTGGTADLQYYFMRDVFSPYAVIGAGGMNTSAGGRSGASFIGEAGIGATYELHDNFLLRGDVRYRYVHEGNGGVYRNERDLHDMVVNLGFVVPFGEKPKALAEATPEPTPAPADDCSTRDSDGDGVNDCEDRCPGTMAGAQVDDQGCPIRIELRGVNFKYDSAQLTEEAKSILDGVVEQLVAANETRDIEVQGHASSEGSSRYNLKLSQRRAQAVVDYLKAAGLRNRLYAKGYGEDYPIADNSTEAGRERNRRVELVFMGE; encoded by the coding sequence ATGTCCAAAAGGATTCTAGTTGCCTTCGGTCTCGCGGGCGTCATGGCCATGCCGGTGCAGGCCGAGGAGCAGTTTTTGGACGATCGGTGGTATATCGCGCCGTTCGGTACCTATTTCAATCCTGGCGGCGAGCGCAACGCAAAGGATGATTGGGGCGCTGGCGCAGGCATCGGTAAGATCATCAACGAGCATTTCAATGCCGAAATCAGGGGTTTTTGGCAGCACCTGAACGGTAAAGGCTATAACGGTGATCTCACTGGTGGTACGGCGGATCTACAATACTACTTCATGCGTGATGTTTTCTCCCCGTATGCAGTTATCGGTGCCGGCGGCATGAACACTAGCGCGGGCGGCAGAAGTGGAGCATCGTTCATTGGCGAGGCCGGCATCGGTGCGACCTACGAGTTGCACGACAACTTTCTTCTTCGCGGCGATGTTCGTTATCGCTACGTTCACGAAGGAAATGGCGGCGTGTACCGGAACGAAAGGGATTTGCACGACATGGTTGTCAACCTCGGTTTTGTCGTTCCCTTCGGCGAAAAGCCGAAAGCCCTGGCGGAAGCGACACCGGAGCCGACTCCAGCGCCTGCCGATGATTGCTCTACCCGTGACTCCGACGGCGACGGCGTAAATGATTGCGAAGACCGATGCCCCGGCACTATGGCCGGAGCTCAGGTCGACGACCAAGGGTGTCCGATCCGGATCGAGCTCAGAGGCGTCAATTTCAAGTACGACTCAGCCCAACTCACCGAAGAGGCGAAGAGCATCCTGGACGGTGTCGTGGAGCAGCTCGTCGCTGCCAACGAAACGCGGGACATCGAAGTTCAGGGACATGCCAGCAGCGAAGGAAGCTCTAGATACAATCTGAAGCTTTCGCAGCGCCGTGCCCAGGCTGTGGTCGATTACCTGAAGGCGGCGGGCTTGAGGAACAGGCTCTATGCGAAAGGTTATGGCGAAGACTATCCGATCGCCGACAACAGCACGGAAGCCGGCCGCGAGCGGAACCGCCGCGTGGAGCTGGTCTTCATGGGTGAATAA